A stretch of Nonomuraea africana DNA encodes these proteins:
- a CDS encoding ABC transporter substrate-binding protein, producing MPRRVLLALTALTLTACGSTAGGGADKQLTVVMWGGDDQKKAVAAYVEPWAKGKGVTVKQDSPTDYAKFRAQVESKKVSWGVVEVEPNFAVTACKNGWAVKLGKVDTSAVKKELVGECGIPVLEYAFTIGYNTKTFSAGNHPTSWAEFFDTAKFPGKRGFWKYATGAMFEAALLADGVPKDKLYPLDLDRAFKKLDTIKKDIVFYETGEQQQQLVSSGEVPLIQAWNGRIFAAAKDGQPVANEWNEHLLSYDQLVIPAGYKGAALAEEWMNAFLADAKGQADYANQSAYAPVNPKALEFVTPEVRKELPTEHEDQRAAIIDYTYWAEHYDKVTERMNAWMAE from the coding sequence ATGCCACGCAGGGTTCTCCTCGCACTCACCGCGCTCACGCTCACCGCCTGCGGCTCGACGGCAGGGGGCGGCGCCGACAAGCAGCTCACCGTCGTCATGTGGGGCGGCGACGACCAGAAGAAGGCGGTGGCGGCCTACGTCGAGCCGTGGGCCAAGGGCAAGGGCGTCACCGTGAAGCAGGACTCTCCCACCGACTACGCCAAGTTCCGGGCGCAGGTCGAGTCCAAGAAGGTGAGCTGGGGCGTCGTCGAGGTGGAGCCCAACTTCGCGGTCACCGCCTGCAAGAACGGCTGGGCGGTCAAGCTCGGCAAGGTCGACACCTCGGCGGTGAAGAAGGAACTGGTCGGCGAGTGCGGGATCCCCGTGCTGGAGTACGCGTTCACGATCGGCTACAACACCAAGACCTTCTCCGCCGGCAACCACCCCACGTCGTGGGCGGAGTTCTTCGACACCGCGAAGTTCCCCGGCAAGCGCGGCTTCTGGAAGTACGCCACGGGCGCCATGTTCGAGGCCGCGCTGCTGGCCGACGGTGTGCCCAAGGACAAGCTCTACCCGCTGGACCTGGACCGGGCGTTCAAGAAGCTCGACACGATCAAGAAGGACATCGTCTTCTACGAGACGGGCGAGCAGCAGCAACAGCTGGTCTCCAGCGGCGAGGTGCCGCTCATCCAGGCGTGGAACGGGCGCATCTTCGCCGCCGCCAAGGACGGCCAGCCGGTGGCCAACGAGTGGAACGAGCACCTGCTCTCCTACGACCAGCTGGTCATCCCGGCCGGCTACAAGGGCGCGGCGCTGGCCGAGGAGTGGATGAACGCCTTCCTCGCCGACGCCAAGGGCCAGGCCGACTACGCCAACCAGAGCGCGTACGCGCCGGTCAACCCCAAGGCCTTGGAGTTCGTCACGCCCGAGGTGCGCAAGGAACTGCCGACCGAGCACGAGGACCAGCGGGCGGCGATCATCGACTACACCTACTGGGCCGAGCACTACGACAAGGTCACC